A region from the Rosa rugosa chromosome 6, drRosRugo1.1, whole genome shotgun sequence genome encodes:
- the LOC133715030 gene encoding cell division protein FtsY homolog, chloroplastic — MASPLPSSLSHFSLLSKPAPPQNHHLRLLLAPTRPASSGFQCRAGTGFFNRLGRLIKEKAKSDVDKLFSGFSKTRDNLAVIDELLLYWNLADTDRVLDELEEALLVSDFGPKITIKIVESLREDIVAGKLKSGSEIKEALKKNVLDLLTIEGKTELQLGYRKPAVVMIVGVNGGGKTTSLGKLAYRLKNEGAKVLIAAGDTFRAAAGDQLEIWAERTGCEIVVAEKEKAKAATVISQAVKRGKEQGYDIVLCDTSGRLHTNYSLMEELIACKKAVGKVMPGAPNEILQVLDGTTGLNMLPQAREFNEIVGITGLILTKLDGSARGGCVVSVVNELGIPVKFVGVGESVEDLQPFDAEAFVNAIFS, encoded by the exons ATGGCTTCGCCTTTGCCTTCTTCCCTCTCTCACTTCTCACTCCTCTCCAAACCCGCACCGCCCCAAAACCACCACCTCCGCCTCCTCCTAGCCCCGACCCGACCCGCGTCTTCCGGGTTCCAATGCCGGGCCGGAACCGGGTTCTTCAACCGGCTCGGACGCCTCATAAAGGAGAAGGCCAAGAGCGACGTGGACAAGCTCTTCTCCGGGTTCTCCAAGACCCGCGACAATCTCGCCGTCATCGACGAGCTCCTCCTCTACTGGAACCTCGCCGACACCGATCGCGTCCTCGACGAGCTTGAAGAG GCTCTGCTGGTATCGGATTTTGGGCCCAAGATCACCATTAAGATTGTGGAGAGTTTGAGGGAGGATATAGTAGCTGGGAAGCTCAAGTCTGGAAGTGAAATAAAG GAGGCGTTGAAGAAGAATGTTCTGGATTTATTGACTATAGAAGGGAAAACTGAGCTTCAACTTGGATACAG GAAACCGGCTGTGGTTATGATTGTTGGGGTTAATGGAGGTGGGAAGACAACGTCTCTCG GAAAGCTGGCTTATAGATTGAAAAATGAAGGGGCAAAG GTGTTGATTGCAGCAGGGGATACGTTTCGAGCTGCTGCCGGTGACCAGCTGGAGATATGGGCTGAGCGGACTGGGTGTGAGATAGTTGTGGCTGAAAAAGAGAAAGCCAAAGCAGCAACGG TTATTTCTCAGGCTGTGAAGAGAGGGAAAGAACAAGGTTATGATATTGTCTTATGTGACACCTCTGGAC GTCTGCACACTAATTACAGCTTGATGGAAGAGTTGATTGCATGTAAGAAAGCTGTAGGCAAAGTCATGCCTGGTGCCCCTAAT GAGATCCTACAAGTTCTGGATGGGACCACTGGTTTAAACATGCTTCCACAAGCAAGAGAATTCAATGAA ATTGTTGGGATAACTGGTTTGATTTTGACAAAGCTTGATGGTTCTGCAAGAGGTGGCTGTGTG GTTAGTGTGGTAAATGAGCTCGGCATCCCTGTAAAGTTTGTGGGAGTTGGTGAAAGTGTAGAAGACCTACAACCCTTTGATGCAGAGGCTTTTGTGAATGCCATATTTTCATAG